In Paramisgurnus dabryanus chromosome 14, PD_genome_1.1, whole genome shotgun sequence, one genomic interval encodes:
- the gpr25 gene encoding probable G-protein coupled receptor 25 yields the protein MALFYSTVDYGFNDEDHDHNITMSPTAYMYDYHVPMEPEELPMSHVYIPVLYFIMFFAGFSGNLFVIMVIGSRRKRSGRLVDTFVLNLALADLIFVLTLPLWAVSASLHFQWPFGEPLCKISSFIIAVNRFSNIFFLTCMSVDRYLAVVRLMDSNFLRSSSCVQLTCGIVWIISFLLGIPSLVYRGLIGNLCSEDPKSSFVQGMNLLTIFLTFLLPVLILGLCYGSILVNLRRHYHSAANSRAGARRRHSLKIVFTIISAFLISWLPFNVLKSIHVISLISSGEVSLDTEVYLYNGLTLSCCLAFLNSCVNPAIYLFLDQHFRRRAYVLCQTCLGQGDQHQSYISSNSLSNGTCESFSGNTSTRGRLFSLTQKN from the coding sequence ATGGCACTCTTTTACTCAACAGTAGATTATGGCTTTAATGACGAAGACCACGATCATAATATAACAATGAGCCCGACAGCGTACATGTACGACTACCATGTGCCGATGGAACCTGAAGAGCTGCCCATGTCCCATGTCTACATTCCTGTGCTGTACTTCATCATGTTTTTTGCTGGCTTCTCAGGAAATTTGTTTGTCATCATGGTCATAGGCAGTCGGCGTAAGAGAAGTGGACGTCTTGTGGACACCTTTGTGCTGAACCTGGCATTAGCTGATCTTATTTTCGTCTTGACCTTGCCGCTTTGGGCCGTCTCGGCTAGTCTTCATTTCCAGTGGCCCTTCGGAGAGCCCCTGTGCAAGATCAGCAGCTTCATCATTGCTGTCAATCGCTTTTCCAACATCTTCTTTCTCACTTGCATGAGCGTGGATCGCTATCTGGCTGTAGTGCGCTTAATGGACTCAAACTTCCTCAGGAGCAGCAGCTGTGTGCAGCTCACCTGTGGAATTGTGTGGATCATTTCTTTTCTCCTGGGAATTCCGTCTTTGGTGTATCGTGGACTGATTGGCAATTTATGTTCTGAAGACCCCAAATCTTCTTTTGTCCAGGGAATGAATCTTCTTACCATATTTCTGACGTTTCTGCTACCTGTTCTGATTCTAGGCCTTTGTTATGGGTCAATTTTGGTGAACCTGCGCCGTCATTATCACTCAGCCGCAAACTCTCGTGCAGGAGCCAGACGACGGCACTCCCTTAAGATTGTGTTTACTATAATTTCAGCTTTTCTGATCTCCTGGCTTCCTTTTAATGTGCTCAAGAGCATCCACGTTATCTCACTGATCAGCTCAGGAGAGGTCAGTCTGGACACAGaggtgtatttatataatggGCTCACATTGTCCTGCTGTCTGGCATTTCTCAACAGTTGTGTAAATCCGGCCATCTACTTGTTCCTGGATCAGCATTTCAGACGTCGAGCCTATGTCCTGTGTCAGACCTGCTTGGGTCAAGGTGATCAGCATCAAAGCTATATCTCCTCTAATTCTCTCTCTAACGGCACCTGTGAAAGCTTCTCGGGAAATACATCTACCCGTGGGCGCCTTTTTTCACTTACTCAAAAGAACTGA